The following coding sequences are from one Hyphomicrobiales bacterium window:
- a CDS encoding SRPBCC family protein: MARVYISSVIDVPATRVWERVRDFNGLPRWHPSIRDSRIENGEPADKVGCIRDFHLQNGDRIREQLLGLSDYDMFCTYSILESPMPLTDYVATLRLTPITDGDRCFAEWSAEFECAEEEEEGLVNGIGNDVFQAGFSALKRQLAT; the protein is encoded by the coding sequence ATGGCCCGCGTCTACATCTCTTCGGTAATCGATGTGCCAGCCACACGTGTCTGGGAGCGCGTGCGCGACTTCAATGGCCTGCCACGCTGGCACCCATCGATCCGCGACAGCCGCATCGAAAACGGCGAACCGGCCGACAAGGTCGGCTGCATCCGCGACTTTCACCTGCAGAACGGCGATCGCATCCGCGAGCAGCTGCTGGGCCTGTCGGACTACGACATGTTCTGCACCTATTCGATCCTGGAAAGCCCGATGCCGCTAACCGATTATGTCGCGACGCTGCGGCTAACGCCCATCACCGATGGCGATCGCTGCTTCGCTGAGTGGAGCGCAGAATTCGAGTGCGCTGAGGAGGAGGAAGAGGGCCTGGTGAACGGTATCGGCAATGATGTCTTCCAGGCTGGGTTTTCGGCGCTCAAACGGCAACTGGCCACCTAG